A window of Rubricoccus marinus contains these coding sequences:
- the tsaD gene encoding tRNA (adenosine(37)-N6)-threonylcarbamoyltransferase complex transferase subunit TsaD translates to MTPEQPPILAIESSCDDTAAAVWAGGRLASSVVASQRVHEGWGGVVPELASRAHQRLIVPTVKTALEEAGVPLAEVGAIAVTYGPGLAGSLLVGLSTAKGLALGLGIPLIGVNHLEGHVYSVFVDEPHPAFPFLCLTVSGGHTLLTLVREGFVHEELGRTRDDAAGEAFDKVARLLGLGYPGGPHIDRLAASGDATQFALPSPRITNHKSRSVADFSFSGLKTAVRYTVADAPEAAGMAPDAWLEANRADVAAAFQHAASEALVGALSDAVRQTGVQDVAIVGGVSANSGLRAAAQEASGAEGWTLHMPAMRFSVDNAAMIAVTAAFKWAAGETDDLSLGAEPSLKL, encoded by the coding sequence ATGACCCCTGAGCAGCCCCCCATCCTCGCCATCGAGTCGTCGTGCGACGACACCGCCGCGGCCGTCTGGGCCGGTGGCCGCCTCGCCTCCTCCGTCGTCGCAAGCCAGCGCGTGCACGAGGGCTGGGGTGGCGTAGTCCCCGAACTCGCGAGCCGCGCCCACCAGCGCCTGATCGTGCCGACGGTCAAGACTGCCCTTGAAGAAGCGGGCGTGCCTCTGGCGGAGGTAGGTGCCATCGCGGTCACCTACGGCCCCGGCCTCGCCGGGTCGCTGCTCGTTGGGCTCAGCACCGCAAAGGGACTTGCGCTAGGCCTCGGCATTCCCCTCATCGGCGTGAACCACCTGGAGGGCCACGTCTACTCTGTGTTCGTGGACGAGCCGCACCCGGCGTTCCCGTTTCTCTGCCTGACGGTTTCCGGCGGTCACACGCTGCTCACGCTTGTCCGCGAAGGGTTCGTCCATGAGGAGTTGGGCCGCACGCGAGACGACGCCGCCGGCGAGGCGTTCGATAAAGTGGCGCGCCTGCTCGGTCTGGGCTACCCCGGCGGCCCACACATCGACCGCCTGGCGGCCTCTGGCGACGCGACGCAGTTCGCGCTCCCCTCCCCGCGCATCACGAACCACAAGTCGCGCTCCGTCGCGGACTTCTCCTTTTCGGGTCTTAAGACCGCCGTCCGCTACACCGTCGCCGACGCGCCAGAGGCCGCGGGGATGGCGCCCGACGCGTGGCTGGAGGCCAACCGCGCGGACGTCGCCGCGGCGTTCCAGCACGCGGCGAGCGAGGCGCTGGTAGGCGCGCTAAGCGACGCCGTGCGCCAGACTGGCGTGCAGGACGTGGCCATCGTCGGGGGCGTGTCGGCCAACAGCGGGCTCCGCGCCGCCGCGCAAGAGGCCTCTGGCGCCGAAGGCTGGACGCTGCACATGCCCGCGATGCGCTTTTCCGTGGACAACGCCGCGATGATCGCGGTCACGGCGGCATTCAAATGGGCCGCTGGCGAGACGGACGACCTCTCGTTAGGAGCCGAGCCCTCGTTGAAGCTGTAG
- a CDS encoding sensor histidine kinase, whose amino-acid sequence MAAAANAQLVLTPDRPAKPLATALEINSDASLSFAAARADTAGFARAKSFSPDDGAPEAYWARVALQSVADVPTEWVLPLALHDVSAVLVREDGRMERHRTGRGVPLAERTFPVAQPVAIQVALGPRESAVLYLKVAEPRGSYATVSSPIPVEAKAFERSRRRSDLFQGLFAGVFLALAFYNLFLFWSFRDESFLYYVLFLLFSGLFWGVSTGHVFELFWPQTVAPYEALQFFALAGAAVMYIQFVRRFLDTRRTAPLPDQILRALLVLWVGCILLGALGVWNLAPDLAALTSIGILTTTFSAGIAAHRRGFAPARAYLFAAVAFLALGLAYIGLYLFSPTLQASIGRPMLQVSMLTEALLLALALSVRIRILTSDKAAADIAREKAEATAHALQETDALKTRLLGIAAHDLRSPLTGIVGFSEMIEIETPERPDVHDMTSAIRRGAQRMLHLIEDLLVTAALDGGRLRLNRRPTALAALVADVIDDYRSRADAKQQALSLHHEGGLALASVDPDRCRAIVENLVSNAIKYTPYGGTVRVELASGAEHVRIAVRDNGPGLSADDQNALFQRFRRLTPNPTGEEAASGLGLSIAQQLARLHGGRIEVESTLGEGSVFTFVLPKGEECPVAVAPEASCEPELQMA is encoded by the coding sequence GTGGCTGCTGCTGCGAACGCGCAACTTGTGCTCACCCCCGACCGACCGGCAAAGCCTCTGGCGACGGCGCTGGAGATCAACTCCGACGCGTCGCTGTCTTTCGCCGCCGCTCGCGCGGACACGGCTGGCTTTGCGCGCGCGAAGTCTTTCTCGCCCGACGATGGCGCGCCAGAGGCCTATTGGGCCCGGGTGGCGCTACAATCGGTGGCGGACGTGCCTACCGAGTGGGTCCTACCTCTTGCGCTGCATGACGTGAGCGCCGTGCTCGTCCGCGAGGACGGGCGAATGGAACGCCACCGGACCGGGCGAGGCGTGCCGCTGGCGGAGCGGACGTTCCCGGTTGCGCAGCCCGTCGCCATCCAGGTCGCGCTGGGGCCGCGCGAATCGGCCGTGCTGTACCTCAAGGTTGCCGAGCCCCGGGGCAGCTACGCCACGGTGAGTTCGCCTATCCCTGTTGAGGCCAAGGCGTTCGAGCGCTCCCGGCGCCGGTCCGACCTGTTCCAAGGTCTTTTCGCCGGGGTCTTCCTCGCGCTCGCCTTCTACAACCTGTTCCTGTTCTGGTCCTTCCGCGACGAGAGCTTCCTCTACTACGTCCTGTTCCTCCTCTTCTCGGGACTGTTCTGGGGGGTCAGCACCGGGCATGTGTTCGAGCTGTTCTGGCCGCAGACGGTCGCCCCGTACGAGGCGCTGCAGTTCTTCGCGCTCGCGGGCGCGGCGGTGATGTACATCCAGTTCGTCCGCCGCTTTCTGGACACCCGGCGGACGGCGCCCCTCCCCGACCAAATCCTGCGGGCGCTGCTCGTGTTGTGGGTTGGCTGCATCCTCCTGGGCGCGCTCGGGGTTTGGAACCTCGCCCCGGACCTCGCTGCGCTCACCTCGATCGGGATCCTGACCACGACGTTCTCGGCGGGCATCGCGGCGCACCGACGGGGGTTTGCTCCGGCACGCGCCTACCTCTTCGCCGCGGTCGCTTTCCTCGCGCTGGGACTGGCGTACATCGGGCTGTACCTGTTCTCTCCAACGTTGCAGGCCTCTATCGGAAGGCCCATGCTCCAGGTCTCGATGCTGACAGAGGCCCTGCTTCTCGCCCTCGCGCTCTCGGTCCGCATCCGCATCCTGACCAGCGATAAGGCCGCTGCGGACATCGCCCGCGAAAAGGCCGAAGCCACGGCCCACGCGCTTCAGGAGACGGACGCGCTCAAAACCCGGCTGCTCGGCATTGCCGCACACGACCTCAGGAGCCCGCTCACGGGGATCGTCGGCTTTTCCGAGATGATCGAGATCGAGACGCCGGAGCGGCCAGACGTCCACGACATGACCTCCGCGATCCGGCGTGGGGCGCAGCGGATGCTCCACTTGATCGAGGACCTCCTAGTCACTGCAGCACTGGACGGAGGCCGCCTGCGCCTCAACCGCCGCCCCACCGCGCTCGCGGCGCTCGTCGCAGACGTGATCGACGACTACCGCTCCCGCGCAGACGCCAAGCAACAAGCGCTCTCGCTGCACCACGAGGGAGGCCTCGCGCTGGCTTCGGTGGACCCGGACCGCTGCCGGGCGATCGTGGAGAACCTCGTCTCGAACGCCATCAAGTACACCCCCTACGGAGGCACCGTTCGGGTGGAACTGGCCTCTGGCGCCGAACACGTGCGGATCGCCGTCCGCGACAACGGGCCAGGCCTCAGCGCCGACGATCAGAACGCGCTGTTCCAACGCTTCCGCCGGCTCACGCCAAACCCGACGGGTGAGGAAGCGGCCTCTGGGCTGGGTCTCTCCATCGCGCAGCAACTCGCGCGGCTCCACGGCGGCCGCATTGAGGTGGAAAGCACGCTTGGCGAGGGAAGCGTGTTCACGTTCGTGCTGCCGAAGGGCGAGGAATGCCCAGTCGCCGTTGCGCCAGAGGCCTCGTGCGAGCCCGAGCTTCAGATGGCGTAA
- a CDS encoding low molecular weight protein-tyrosine-phosphatase, which produces MPVRVLFVCLGNICRSPVAEGLFQQKVEAAGLGAEIEVDSAGTGGWHVGAPPDARMTATAARHGTDLSRLKARQLTRADLDHFSHVFVMDKANLHDTLYLDPDGDRSTQVRLFREFDPEPGDYQVPDPYYGGDDGFEQVYAMVDRTCDAILERLREAYAI; this is translated from the coding sequence ATGCCCGTCCGCGTCCTCTTCGTCTGCCTCGGAAACATCTGCCGCAGCCCCGTCGCCGAGGGGCTTTTCCAACAGAAGGTGGAGGCGGCCGGCCTCGGGGCCGAGATCGAGGTCGACTCCGCCGGGACGGGCGGGTGGCACGTCGGGGCGCCGCCGGACGCGCGCATGACGGCCACCGCCGCGCGCCACGGGACTGACCTCTCGCGCCTCAAGGCCCGCCAACTCACGCGCGCCGACCTGGACCACTTCTCGCACGTGTTCGTGATGGACAAGGCCAACCTCCACGACACGCTCTACCTCGATCCCGACGGCGACCGCAGCACGCAGGTCCGCCTGTTCCGGGAGTTCGACCCCGAGCCCGGCGACTACCAGGTGCCCGATCCCTATTACGGAGGCGACGACGGCTTCGAGCAGGTCTACGCGATGGTGGACCGCACCTGCGACGCCATCCTCGAGCGCTTGCGCGAGGCTTACGCCATCTGA
- a CDS encoding 1-deoxy-D-xylulose-5-phosphate reductoisomerase — translation MIPDLRHPAPRHPRAPRRLAVLGSTGSIGTQTLEVAALHPEAVRIVTLTAGRNWKLLAEQAREVRPERVVIADEAAHAPLAEALAGTGIEVLAGEAAIVDVAPEADLVVAAIVGAAGLRPTLAALCAGVDVALATKEALVVAGALVRDACEASGAHVLPIDSEHSALFQCLVGEPPEAVERVVLTASGGPFRDRDPKTFASITPEEALDHPNWSMGARITVDSATMMNKVLEVIEARWLYDLRPEQVGVVVHPQSIVHSVVEFVDGSAKAQIGVPTMKVPIQYALSFPDRWPAPFPRLDWATLGSLDFHAPDESAFPALPLAQEAMRAGGAVPAALNAADEVAVQAFLDGRVRFPDIPRLVEAAMDDARGASGESLDALLDADARARAFVRQRLV, via the coding sequence ATGATCCCCGACCTCCGACACCCGGCCCCGCGCCACCCCCGCGCCCCGCGCCGCCTCGCCGTGCTCGGCTCTACCGGCTCCATCGGTACGCAGACCCTAGAGGTGGCTGCGCTGCACCCCGAGGCCGTTCGGATCGTGACGCTCACGGCGGGCCGCAACTGGAAGCTGCTCGCGGAGCAGGCGCGCGAAGTGAGGCCCGAGCGCGTCGTAATCGCGGACGAAGCCGCCCATGCGCCTCTGGCGGAGGCCCTCGCGGGCACCGGCATCGAGGTCCTCGCGGGCGAGGCGGCGATCGTGGACGTGGCGCCAGAGGCCGACCTCGTCGTGGCCGCTATCGTCGGCGCGGCGGGCCTTCGGCCAACGCTCGCGGCGTTGTGCGCTGGCGTGGACGTGGCGCTTGCGACGAAAGAGGCGCTCGTCGTCGCCGGCGCGCTTGTGCGCGACGCCTGCGAGGCCTCGGGCGCGCACGTGCTGCCCATCGATAGCGAGCACTCGGCGCTGTTCCAGTGCCTGGTCGGCGAGCCGCCAGAGGCCGTCGAGCGCGTCGTCCTGACGGCCTCTGGCGGGCCGTTCCGAGACCGCGACCCGAAGACGTTTGCGAGCATCACGCCCGAGGAAGCGCTGGACCACCCCAACTGGAGCATGGGCGCGCGCATCACGGTGGACTCGGCCACGATGATGAACAAGGTCCTGGAGGTGATCGAGGCGCGCTGGCTGTACGACCTCCGGCCGGAGCAGGTCGGCGTGGTTGTGCACCCGCAGTCCATCGTGCACTCCGTCGTGGAGTTCGTAGACGGCTCAGCAAAGGCGCAGATCGGCGTGCCCACGATGAAGGTGCCCATCCAGTACGCGCTCTCGTTTCCAGACCGCTGGCCCGCGCCGTTCCCGCGCCTGGACTGGGCCACGCTGGGCTCGCTGGACTTCCACGCGCCCGACGAATCCGCTTTTCCCGCGCTGCCTCTGGCGCAAGAGGCCATGCGCGCCGGCGGCGCCGTCCCCGCCGCGCTCAACGCCGCCGACGAGGTCGCAGTGCAAGCGTTTCTGGACGGCCGCGTCCGTTTCCCCGACATCCCGCGCCTCGTCGAAGCCGCGATGGACGACGCTCGCGGCGCCTCTGGCGAGAGCCTGGACGCGCTGCTCGACGCCGACGCCCGCGCCCGCGCCTTTGTCCGTCAGAGGCTCGTGTGA
- a CDS encoding tetratricopeptide repeat protein yields the protein MRALVLLLLLLPLASAAQTPAPPLPPEPAMTPQIGDKPIRTPRAERLPDLRQRLDLARRRQEAGQIDEAIALLEDLYAANPGTSAIWTLLLDAYREGRRFDDALALIERREADGLRSPGLLAQKGGVLYAAGRPDDAMATWDAAVALAPEAEQSYRLVSNAISQERLYAEAAQVLQQGAERLGNSLLFRLERAHLFGLGGEYQTAARLYLEVLAEDGTAAQPIQTQLNRLIESAGAAEGFDAAIQEAVASDPFNAAFREMAAWIALAREDYARGLDATRAADRLGAGDGRAVFRFAEAALAAGAYDEADAALDAILERYTNGPLVAPALLYRARLAAARAEASGERPSTGLATPLTDRARDAFEQFVADYPGHPDTPEALRRLADLYLGAYNDPDRAEEALERLLTSTRDQAVLGQARLDLASVALQRGDLFEARDRFGAVEDAMRIGPLAEQARYELAMIDFYEGFLFSALARAEAMDDNTAADVANDAVSLRLTLDENAGPDSTNAALRQYGRAALLHRRGLHADALVTLDSLAAEDPSHPLADEVLILRAHALRASGDFSGALASLARIPTEHPRSYFLDRALFASAEIRERDLDDPAGALDAYGRLLDLYPGSLLAPRARERLRALREAART from the coding sequence GTGCGCGCTCTCGTCCTCCTTCTGCTCCTCCTGCCTCTGGCGTCTGCCGCGCAGACGCCCGCTCCCCCGCTGCCGCCGGAGCCCGCCATGACGCCGCAGATCGGGGACAAGCCGATCCGCACGCCACGGGCCGAGCGGCTGCCCGACCTCCGCCAGAGGCTGGACCTCGCGCGACGGCGCCAGGAGGCAGGGCAGATCGACGAGGCCATCGCGCTGCTGGAGGATTTGTACGCGGCCAACCCCGGGACGTCGGCCATCTGGACACTCTTGCTCGACGCGTACCGCGAAGGGCGCCGCTTTGATGACGCTCTCGCGCTGATCGAGCGCCGCGAGGCAGACGGCCTCCGCAGCCCGGGGCTTCTGGCGCAAAAAGGCGGCGTGCTGTACGCCGCCGGACGGCCGGACGACGCGATGGCGACCTGGGACGCGGCCGTCGCGCTCGCGCCAGAGGCGGAGCAATCCTACCGGCTGGTCTCGAACGCCATCTCCCAGGAGCGGCTCTACGCCGAAGCGGCGCAGGTTCTCCAGCAGGGGGCGGAGCGCTTGGGCAATTCCCTCTTGTTCCGCCTGGAACGCGCGCACCTTTTCGGGCTCGGCGGCGAGTACCAGACGGCGGCACGCCTCTACCTGGAGGTGCTGGCGGAGGACGGGACAGCCGCGCAGCCCATCCAGACTCAGCTCAACCGCCTGATCGAGTCCGCGGGCGCAGCCGAGGGCTTTGACGCCGCGATCCAGGAAGCCGTCGCGAGCGACCCGTTTAACGCGGCCTTCCGCGAGATGGCCGCCTGGATCGCGCTCGCGCGCGAGGACTACGCCAGAGGCCTGGACGCGACGCGCGCCGCCGACCGCCTGGGCGCCGGCGACGGCCGTGCCGTGTTCCGCTTTGCCGAGGCCGCCCTCGCCGCTGGCGCCTACGACGAAGCCGACGCCGCGCTCGACGCCATCTTGGAGCGCTACACCAACGGCCCGCTCGTCGCCCCCGCCCTGCTCTACCGCGCCCGGCTCGCCGCCGCGCGCGCCGAGGCCTCTGGCGAGCGGCCCAGCACCGGCCTCGCCACGCCGCTCACCGACCGCGCCCGCGACGCCTTCGAGCAGTTCGTCGCCGATTATCCCGGTCACCCCGACACGCCAGAGGCGCTCCGGCGCTTGGCCGACCTCTACCTCGGCGCCTACAACGACCCCGACCGCGCCGAGGAGGCTTTGGAACGCCTCCTCACGTCCACGCGCGATCAAGCCGTGCTGGGCCAGGCGCGGCTGGACCTCGCGAGCGTGGCGCTCCAGCGTGGCGACCTCTTCGAAGCCCGCGACCGCTTTGGCGCCGTCGAGGACGCGATGCGGATCGGGCCTCTGGCTGAGCAAGCGCGCTACGAGCTCGCGATGATCGACTTCTACGAGGGCTTCCTGTTTTCCGCCCTCGCCCGCGCCGAAGCGATGGACGACAACACCGCCGCCGACGTCGCCAACGACGCCGTGTCCCTCCGCCTCACACTCGACGAGAACGCCGGGCCGGACTCCACGAACGCCGCGCTCCGGCAGTACGGGCGCGCCGCCTTGCTCCACCGCCGCGGCCTCCACGCCGACGCCCTGGTCACGCTGGACAGCCTCGCGGCCGAAGACCCCAGCCACCCCCTGGCGGACGAGGTCCTGATCCTCCGGGCCCATGCGCTTCGGGCCTCTGGCGACTTCAGCGGCGCGCTCGCCTCACTTGCCCGCATCCCGACCGAGCACCCGCGCTCTTACTTCCTCGACCGCGCGCTTTTTGCCAGCGCCGAGATCCGCGAGCGTGACCTCGACGACCCCGCCGGCGCCCTCGACGCCTACGGCCGGCTTCTCGACCTCTACCCCGGCTCCCTCCTCGCGCCCCGCGCTCGCGAACGCCTCCGCGCCCTGCGCGAGGCCGCCCGCACCTAG
- a CDS encoding asparagine synthetase B: MRIRSLLLALVLASGVSAAPAAQDLLIPMDESQSDHLKAYGAVYWALADGLGVDWLLNYRGGAFLAPDTPGMRDELRARGVSYSAASGAEITAEVETPAANTSIVRLEKAPKIAVYAPGQTLPWDDAVLLALTYAEVPYEQIYDDEILDGKLGDYDWLHLHHEDFTGQYGKFYSAYRGQPWYQQQQREAEASARQHGHQKVSQLKLEIVQTIRAYVAEGGFLFAMCSGTDTFDIALSAHATDIVPAQMDGDGVASGAEQALDFSETIAFQDFRPSFNPMEYEHSDLDAPPPQALRNPLTDYFTLFEFSARYDPVPSMLTQNHVASVRGFMGQTTAYRADALKPGIVVLAEHPTGTVRYLYGPVGRGFFAFYAGHDPEDYQHMVGDPPTDLALYPDSPGYRLILNNVLFPAAKKQPQKT; the protein is encoded by the coding sequence ATGCGTATCCGCTCCCTCCTCCTCGCCCTCGTGCTCGCCTCTGGCGTCAGCGCGGCGCCAGCGGCCCAGGACCTCCTCATCCCGATGGATGAGAGCCAGTCCGACCACCTCAAGGCTTACGGCGCCGTCTACTGGGCCCTCGCCGACGGGCTCGGTGTGGACTGGCTGCTCAACTACCGCGGCGGCGCCTTTCTCGCGCCCGACACGCCCGGCATGCGCGACGAGCTTCGCGCCAGAGGCGTGAGCTACAGCGCGGCCTCTGGCGCCGAAATCACCGCCGAGGTGGAGACGCCAGCGGCCAACACGTCCATCGTGCGGCTGGAGAAGGCGCCCAAGATCGCGGTCTACGCGCCGGGCCAAACGTTGCCCTGGGACGATGCCGTGTTGCTCGCCCTCACCTACGCCGAAGTCCCCTACGAGCAGATCTACGACGACGAGATCCTGGACGGGAAGCTGGGCGACTACGACTGGCTCCACCTCCACCACGAGGACTTTACGGGCCAGTACGGCAAGTTCTACTCCGCATATCGGGGCCAGCCGTGGTACCAACAGCAGCAGCGCGAGGCCGAGGCCAGCGCGCGGCAGCACGGCCACCAGAAGGTGAGTCAGCTCAAGTTGGAGATCGTCCAGACCATTCGCGCCTACGTCGCCGAGGGCGGCTTCTTGTTCGCGATGTGCTCCGGGACGGACACCTTCGACATCGCGCTCTCCGCCCACGCGACCGACATCGTGCCGGCGCAGATGGACGGCGACGGCGTGGCCTCTGGCGCCGAGCAGGCGCTGGACTTCAGCGAAACCATCGCGTTCCAAGACTTCCGCCCCTCCTTCAACCCGATGGAGTACGAGCACTCCGACCTGGACGCCCCGCCACCGCAGGCGCTACGCAACCCGCTCACGGACTACTTCACCCTTTTCGAGTTCTCCGCGCGGTACGACCCGGTCCCGTCCATGCTCACGCAGAACCACGTGGCCAGCGTGCGTGGGTTTATGGGCCAGACGACGGCCTACCGCGCCGACGCGCTCAAGCCCGGCATCGTCGTCCTCGCCGAGCACCCGACCGGGACCGTCCGCTACCTCTACGGCCCCGTCGGGCGTGGCTTCTTCGCCTTCTACGCCGGGCACGACCCCGAGGACTACCAGCACATGGTCGGCGACCCGCCGACGGATCTCGCGCTCTACCCGGATTCCCCGGGGTACCGCCTGATCCTCAACAACGTGCTCTTCCCCGCCGCGAAGAAGCAGCCGCAGAAGACCTGA
- a CDS encoding acyl-CoA thioesterase has product MNELVLPNDTNTLGNLMGGRLLHFMDVAAGISAMRHSNRTCVTASVDNVDFRSAIKLGEVVLIEAVVNRAFTTSMEVEIDVWAEDTTTGTRRKCNRAFFTFVAVDQSGRPIPVVQLEPETDEERERYEAAERRRELRLILSGRLSLSDADNLRDHLAEVAADG; this is encoded by the coding sequence ATGAACGAGCTGGTGCTCCCCAACGACACCAACACGCTCGGCAATCTCATGGGCGGGCGGCTGCTCCACTTTATGGACGTGGCCGCAGGCATCTCGGCCATGCGCCACTCCAACCGTACCTGCGTGACGGCGAGCGTGGACAACGTGGACTTCCGCAGCGCGATCAAGCTGGGCGAGGTGGTCCTCATCGAGGCCGTCGTCAACCGGGCGTTTACCACGTCGATGGAGGTGGAGATCGACGTGTGGGCCGAGGACACCACGACGGGCACGCGGCGCAAGTGCAACCGGGCCTTTTTCACGTTCGTGGCCGTCGACCAGAGCGGGCGGCCCATCCCGGTCGTGCAGTTGGAGCCGGAGACCGACGAGGAGCGCGAGCGCTACGAGGCCGCCGAGCGCCGCCGCGAGCTCCGCCTCATCCTCTCCGGCCGCCTCTCCCTCTCCGACGCCGACAACCTCCGGGACCACCTCGCCGAGGTCGCCGCGGACGGCTGA
- a CDS encoding cobalamin B12-binding domain-containing protein has product MSERPIRILIAKVGLDGHDRGAKVVAAALRDAGMEVVYTGLRKTPAVVVRAALEEDVDAIGVSILSGAHNTVLPRIREALDAEGMTDVILLAGGTIPEADARGLLDAGTVDHVFTPGAPLAGIVDTLKESVYARRAAA; this is encoded by the coding sequence ATGTCCGAGCGTCCCATCCGCATCCTCATCGCCAAAGTCGGCCTCGACGGCCACGACCGTGGCGCGAAGGTCGTCGCGGCGGCGCTGCGCGACGCGGGCATGGAGGTGGTCTACACCGGGCTCCGCAAGACGCCCGCGGTCGTCGTCCGTGCCGCGCTGGAAGAGGACGTGGACGCCATCGGCGTCTCCATCCTCTCCGGCGCGCACAACACGGTCCTGCCCCGCATCCGCGAGGCGCTGGACGCCGAGGGCATGACGGACGTAATCCTGTTGGCCGGTGGGACGATCCCCGAGGCCGACGCCAGAGGCCTGCTGGACGCCGGGACCGTGGACCACGTGTTCACGCCGGGCGCGCCTCTGGCGGGCATCGTGGACACGCTCAAGGAGTCCGTCTACGCGCGCAGGGCGGCGGCATAG
- a CDS encoding SDR family oxidoreductase, with amino-acid sequence MIPPRVLITGADGLVGQALTRRFAEWPGLDLLLTGRGDGSRLAEFSGGWVPLEVTDAAEVERVMQGFSPTVVVHLAAMSKVEPCEREREACWEVNVHATERIARSCRRHGARLVFLSTDFVFDGTAGPYGEGDRPSPVNAYGRSKLAAENAIIGSRLAEWSIVRTTLGFGDVVGYPEGRFNLATFLVRELSAGREVRVPSDQYRTPTYVPDLARGIARLIDQRRDGVYHIAGGEYMSTFEFAQILAQRYGYDAGLLRPVTTAELHPDAPRPLKAGLLTLRAQSEIGFRATPLAEALDALGKRLGVLA; translated from the coding sequence GTGATTCCGCCCCGCGTTCTCATTACCGGTGCCGACGGGCTCGTCGGCCAGGCGCTGACGCGGCGCTTTGCCGAGTGGCCTGGCCTGGACCTGCTGCTTACGGGACGTGGCGACGGCTCGCGGCTGGCCGAGTTTTCCGGCGGCTGGGTGCCGCTCGAAGTCACGGACGCGGCAGAGGTCGAGCGTGTGATGCAAGGGTTCTCCCCGACCGTCGTGGTACACCTCGCGGCAATGAGCAAGGTGGAGCCCTGCGAGCGCGAGCGCGAGGCGTGCTGGGAGGTCAACGTGCACGCCACGGAACGGATCGCGCGGTCCTGCCGCCGCCACGGCGCGCGGCTGGTCTTCCTCTCAACGGATTTCGTGTTCGACGGCACCGCTGGCCCCTACGGCGAGGGCGACCGGCCCTCTCCTGTCAACGCCTACGGTCGCTCCAAACTGGCCGCCGAGAACGCGATCATCGGCTCGCGCTTGGCCGAGTGGAGCATCGTGCGCACCACGCTCGGCTTCGGCGACGTGGTGGGATATCCCGAGGGACGCTTCAACCTCGCCACGTTCCTCGTCCGCGAGCTATCCGCCGGCCGCGAGGTCCGCGTCCCCTCGGACCAGTACCGCACGCCCACCTACGTCCCCGATCTCGCCAGAGGCATCGCGCGCCTGATCGATCAGCGGCGCGACGGGGTGTACCACATCGCCGGGGGCGAGTACATGAGCACGTTCGAGTTCGCGCAGATCCTAGCCCAGCGCTACGGCTACGACGCCGGCCTCTTGCGCCCGGTCACGACGGCCGAGTTGCACCCGGACGCGCCGCGCCCCCTCAAGGCGGGTCTGCTCACGCTCCGCGCCCAGAGCGAGATCGGCTTCCGTGCGACGCCTCTGGCGGAGGCGTTGGACGCGCTGGGCAAACGCCTCGGCGTGCTCGCCTAG
- a CDS encoding META domain-containing protein — protein MTFPAGRFALLALAFIVAGCSGPGASGGGVLLAGSSWSLERIVYPTGEVARGSGETVAFGADGSLSIASCNTCQGRYRMRGATLSVEEGLGCTRMACPTDAVQLEQFFATDVSVRRDGSYLIVTPEVEAGAASGAPQLILLPTQAPTASN, from the coding sequence ATGACGTTTCCGGCCGGCCGCTTCGCCCTTCTCGCTCTCGCCTTCATCGTAGCCGGGTGCAGCGGACCGGGCGCCTCTGGTGGCGGTGTGCTCCTCGCGGGCTCGTCGTGGAGCCTGGAGCGCATCGTGTACCCCACGGGTGAGGTCGCCAGAGGCTCCGGCGAGACCGTCGCGTTTGGGGCCGATGGGTCGCTCTCCATCGCTTCCTGCAACACCTGCCAGGGGCGCTACCGGATGCGGGGCGCCACGCTCAGCGTGGAGGAGGGCCTCGGCTGCACGCGGATGGCCTGCCCGACGGACGCCGTCCAACTGGAGCAGTTCTTCGCCACGGACGTCTCGGTCCGCCGCGACGGCTCGTACCTCATCGTCACGCCAGAGGTGGAGGCGGGCGCGGCCTCTGGCGCGCCGCAGCTCATCCTCCTGCCCACCCAGGCGCCGACGGCGTCGAACTAG